The following proteins come from a genomic window of Panicum hallii strain FIL2 chromosome 8, PHallii_v3.1, whole genome shotgun sequence:
- the LOC112903001 gene encoding acyl-coenzyme A thioesterase 13-like, which produces MAMGASASDVKALLQVSAEDGALVDALDRRAAAARRALQAAAEPSPSFFEGFALQGIRVDSIHPGRILCSFTVPTRLTAGGNHLAPGAVVALVDEIGSAAAVADGHHLKVSVDMSVSFVDLAAAAPGDTLRISARALGHRGAYSGTHVLVANAATGKVVAEGRHSLFGKMKIRSNI; this is translated from the coding sequence ATGGCCATGGGGGCTTCTGCTTCTGATGTGAAAGCGCTGCTGCAGGTGAGCGCCGAGGATGGCGCGCTGGTGGACGCGCTAGACCGGCGAGCCGCTGCCGCGCGTCGGGCGCtccaagcggcggcggagcccaGCCCCAGCTTCTTCGAGGGGTTCGCGCTGCAGGGGATCCGCGTCGACAGCATCCACCCGGGGCGCATCCTCTGCTCCTTCACCGTGCCCACTCGCCTCACCGCCGGCGGCAACCACCTGGCCCCGGGCGCCGTGGTGGCCCTGGTGGACGAGAtcggctccgccgccgccgtggccgaCGGCCACCACCTCAAGGTCTCCGTCGACATGTCCGTCTCCTTCgtcgacctcgccgccgccgcgcccggggACACCCTCCGCATCTCCGCCAGGGCGCTGGGCCACAGGGGCGCCTACTCCGGCACGCACGTCCTCGTCGCCAACGCCGCCACGGGCAAAGTCGTCGCCGAGGGGAGGCACTCGCTCTTCGGCAAGATGAAGATCAGAAGCAACATCTGA
- the LOC112903000 gene encoding methylsterol monooxygenase 2-2-like has translation MAAALESAWQVLIANFTEFQLATLFTFLLHETVFFLSGLPSLLFERFGLFAKYKIQKKSNTSAYQNRCVLRLILYHVCVNLPVMIFSYPAFKFMGLRSSLPLPHWTVVVSQVLFYFVLEDFVFYWGHRALHTKWLYKHVHSVHHEYATPFGLTSEYAHPAEILFLGFATVVGPALTGPHLFTLWLWMVLRVLETVEAHSGYHFPWSPSNFLPLYGGSDFHDYHHRVLYTKSGNYASTFVYMDWLFGTDKDYRKVKAIEEKEEGKKNM, from the exons ATGGCGGCGGCCCTCGAGTCTGCCTGGCAG GTCCTGATCGCCAACTTCACCGAGTTCCAGCTCGCCACCCTCTTCACCTTCCTGCTCCACGAGAccgtcttcttcctctccggcctcccctccctcctcttcgAGCGCTTCGGACTCTTCGCCAAGTACAAGATTCAG AAGAAGAGCAACACCTCTGCTTATCAAAACAGATGTGTCCTGCGTCTCATTCTCTACCATGTCTGTGTGAACTTGCCTGTCATGATTTTCTCCTACCCTGCCTTCAAATTCATGGGCCTTAGGAGCTCTCTTCCTCTGCCACACTG GACGGTTGTTGTATCTCAAGTTCTATTCTACTTCGTACTTGAGGATTTTGTATTCTATTGGGGACACCGGGCGCTGCACACCAAATGGCTATACAAGCATGTCCACAGCGTCCACCACGA ATATGCTACACCCTTCGGGTTAACTTCTGAATACGCCCACCCTGCTGAAATTTTGTTCCTGGGATTCGCCACAGTTGTTGGCCCTGCTCTTACTGGCCCTCATTTGTTCACCCTATGGCTTTGGATGGTGTTGAGGGTACTGGAGACAGTTGAAGCTCACAGCGGCTACCACTTCCCATGGAGCCCCTCAAATTTCCTGCCACTGTATGGCGG CTCGGACTTCCATGACTACCATCACCGTGTGCTCTACACCAAGTCAGGGAACTATGCCTCGACTTTTGTTTACATGGACTG GTTGTTTGGGACGGACAAGGATTACCGCAAGGTGAAGGCCATTGAGGAGAAGGAAGAAGGGAAGAAGAATATGTAG
- the LOC112872431 gene encoding uncharacterized protein LOC112872431, translating into MDMMDPSVCRLHPGVAVTGFCPACLRDRLAGLQPPSSADLRRCKSFSYARSAAAMEPQRRSCDLFRHQQPIVAAVPEEHLDYYQYQDEAAARPHEQDASRKSLGGLLGRKLQQWRRKNKKEPEMPSRQRHRPSCDADPLSGPVPSLGRLPATLLSLSVEEDDDMAPPPVPRSDGQIPVEEDYYYGDGYGNAAAAVPGGTAQTRDYYLDSSSSSRRRRSVDRSTTSGRNSFSDANHGGELPATSRATTATNANGNARVSPAIAAERLYHHHYHHEAQSVLVHHQYCRDDDFSGSFGSARHPRQNPASKPPPNKKGIRGWSIWGLLIHKKSSRKQQQQQPEGPFFSSEAAAAGEYPWPELRARGYNGQMLRCNSSMSARSSFSGGVAAMIGGSGRRSISGADMRDVVRDGVERRTRRDEVLLERTRSSSSYSRSGHGLDPNIPRRSSSKHELNSMHRRSTLGL; encoded by the coding sequence ATGGATATGATGGATCCTTCCGTCTGCCGCCTCCACCCGGGCGTCGCCGTCACCGGCTTCTGCCCCGCCTGCCTCCGCGACCGCCTCGCCGGCCTCCAACCGCCCTCCTCCGCCGACCTCCGCCGTTGCAAGTCCTTCTCCTATGCGCGCTCTGCCGCCGCGATGGAGCCGCAGCGCCGTTCCTGCGACCTCTTCCGCCACCAGCAGCCCATCGTGGCGGCGGTGCCGGAGGAGCACCTGGATTATTATCAGTATCAGGATgaggcggccgcgcggccccACGAACAAGACGCCTCCAGAAAGTCCTTGGGGGGCCTCCTGGGCAGGAAGCTGCAGCAATGGCGCCGCAAGAACAAGAAGGAGCCGGAGATGCCCAGCCGGCAGCGCCACCGGCCCTCCTGCGACGCCGACCCCCTGTCGGGACCGGTGCCGTCGCTGGGTCGCCTGCCCGCCACGTTGCTGTCCCTGTCCGTGGAAGAGGACGACGacatggcgccgccgccggtcccgCGCTCCGATGGGCAAATCCCCGTGGAGGAAGACTACTACTACGGCGACGGCTACGgcaatgcggcggcggcggtgcccgGCGGCACCGCGCAGACGAGGGACTACTACCTGGACTCCTCCAGCTCCAGCAGGAGGCGGCGAAGCGTGGACCGCTCCACCACCTCTGGGCGCAACTCATTCTCCGACGCCAACCACGGCGGCGAGCTGCCCGCCACCAGCAgggcgacgacggcgacgaatGCCAACGGCAATGCCAGGGTCTCGCCGGCCATCGCCGCAGAGCGGCTATACCACCACCACTATCATCATGAGGCGCAGAGCGTGCTCGTCCACCACCAGTACTGCAGGGACGACGACTTCTCCGGGAGCTTCGGCTCGGCTCGGCATCCTCGTCAGAATCCGGCGAGCAAGCCGCCGCCTAACAAGAAGGGGATCAGAGGGTGGAGCATCTGGGGCCTCCTCATACACAAGAAGAGCAGcaggaagcagcagcagcagcagcctgaGGGGCCATTCTTCTCatcagaagcagcagcagcaggagagtacCCGTGGCCCGAGCTCCGCGCCAGGGGGTACAACGGGCAGATGCTCCGGTGCAACAGCAGCATGAGCGCCAGAAGCTCCTtcagcggcggcgtggcggcgatGATCGGCGGCAGCGGGAGGAGGAGCATCTCCGGTGCGGACATGCGTGATGTCGTCAGAGATGGCGTcgagaggaggacgaggagggacGAGGTCCTGCTGGAGAGGAcaaggtcttcttcttcctacTCGAGATCCGGGCATGGCCTTGATCCCAACATTCCCAGGCGTTCCTCTTCCAAACATGAGTTGAATTCGATGCACAGGAGGAGCACGCTTGGACTCTAG
- the LOC112903003 gene encoding elongin-C-like produces MVGKGDAPAPREPEDEEEDNGGVVKLISAEGFEFVVDKKAAVVSNTLRNMLTSPGGFSESRQGEVRFPEISTHILEKICRYFYWSLHYSSGTESAEFAIDPEITLELMMAANYLDT; encoded by the exons ATGGTGGGCAAGGGAGACGCCCCGGCTCCGCGCGAgcccgaggacgaggaggaggacaaCGGAGGTGTCGTCAAGCTCATCAGCGCCGAGGGCTTCGAGTTCGTCGTCGACAAGAAGGCAGCCGTGGTCTCCAACACTCTGCGCAACATGCTCACATCGCCAG GAGGCTTCTCCGAGTCGCGCCAGGGCGAGGTCCGATTCCCGGAGATCTCCACCCACATCCTCGAGAAGATCTGCCGGTACTTCTACTGGTCGCTCCACTACTCCAG TGGGACGGAGTCGGCGGAGTTTGCAATTGATCCCGAGATAACCCTGGAGCTGATGATGGCCGCAAACTACCTGGACACTTGA
- the LOC112903166 gene encoding uncharacterized protein LOC112903166 has translation MNSSTAMDQIGKYWGIWGARRSGSSSSSTASPIPGWAEAAAAGSEPSWEEKAFARDAAAHLGGCVWPPRSYSCTFCQREFRSAQALGGHMNVHRRDRALLRQGGSSPEDVHAPNDLPQQGALLYRAASNPSTTTATTAAGTTAGSAAKGDAQDTTTTPTSYLSTIIKESKNKLLMSMPASMEMREDRQAIDQCDRDDSDREESARTTKRRRLNHPSAAALLIFVQPLAAATEVTGCESSQALQGLDHYAKVPQTTIPSPKSGSPLVDQHEVDLELRLGTTPKVT, from the coding sequence ATGAACTCCTCTACCGCCATGGATCAAATAGGCAAGTACTGGGGCATCTGGGGAGCAAGGAgaagcggcagcagcagcagcagcaccgcgAGCCCCATCCCTGGttgggcggaggcggcggcggccggcagcgAGCCGTCGTGGGAGGAGAAGGCTTTTGCGCGCGATGCGGCGGCGCACCTCGGCGGCTGCGTGTGGCCGCCGCGCTCCTACTCGTGCACCTTCTGCCAGCGCGAGTTCCGGTCGGCGCAGGCGCTCGGTGGCCACATGAACGTCCACCGCCGTGACCGAGCTCTTCTTCGGCAAGGGGGCTCGTCCCCCGAAGACGTGCACGCCCCCAATGATCTGCCACAGCAAGGGGCTCTCCTGTACAGGGCGGCCTCTAACCCTAGCACCACGACGGCGACTACTGCGGCAGGTACTACTGCCGGCTCAGCAGCCAAAGGGGATGCGCAGGACACCACTACTACTCCTACTTCCTACTTATCAACCATTATCAAGGAGAGCAAGAACAAGCTCCTCATGTCGATGCCAGCCTCCATGGAGATGAGAGAAGACCGTCAGGCCATAGATCAGTGCGATCGTGATGATAGCGACCGCGAGGAGTCAGCAAGGACGACAAAGAGGAGACGTTTGAATCATCCCTCGGCGGCGGCACTTCTGATCTTTGTGCAGCCATTGGCGGCGGCTACTGAGGTCACAGGATGTGAATCATCACAGGCGTTACAAGGACTTGATCATTATGCAAAGGTACCACAAACAACAATCCCAAGCCCTAAGTCTGGTTCCCCTCTTGTTGATCAACACGAAGTAGATCTAGAGCTAAGGCTTGGGACCACTCCAAAAGTTACATGA
- the LOC112902999 gene encoding mitochondrial uncoupling protein 1, with amino-acid sequence MPADGSKGDISFAGRFTASAISACFAEICTIPLDTAKVRLQLQKTVVGDATAPAALPKYRGLLGTAATIAREEGAAALWKGIVPGLHRQCIYGGLRIGLYEPVKSFYVGQDHVGDVPLSKKIAAGFTTGAIAIAVANPTDLVKVRLQAEGKLAPGAPRRYAGAMDAYAKIARQEGFTALWTGLGPNVARNAIINAAELASYDQVKQTILKLPGFKDDAVTHLLSGLGAGFFAVCIGSPVDVVKSRMMGDSAYKSTIDCFVKTLKNDGPLAFYKGFLPNFARLGSWNVIMFLTLEQVQKFFVRKPAS; translated from the exons ATGCCAGCGGACGGCTCCAAGGGCGACATCTCCTTCGCCGGCCGCTTCACCGCCAGCGCCATCTCAGCATGCTTCGCCGAG ATATGCACCATCCCCCTCGACACGGCCAAGGTCCGCCTCCAGCTGCAGAAGACCGTCGTTGGGGACGCAACAGCACCGGCGGCGCTCCCCAAGTACCGCGGCCTGCTGGGCACCGCCGCCACTATAGCCAGGGAGGAAGGGGCCGCCGCGCTCTGGAAGGGAATCGTACCGGGCCTCCACCGACAGTGCATCTACGGAGGACTACGCATTGGCCTCTACGAGCCC GTCAAGTCCTTCTACGTCGGCCAAGACCATGTTGGGGATGTGCCCCTCTCCAAGAAGATTGCCGCCGGCTTCACCACTG GTGCCATCGCTATCGCCGTTGCCAACCCCACTGACCTTGTCAAGGTCAGGCTCCAGGCTGAGGGCAAGCTTGCGCCCGGTGCGCCACGCCGCTATGCTGGCGCCATGGATGCTTATGCAAAGATTGCTAGGCAG GAAGGCTTTACCGCTCTCTGGACCGGCCTAGGACCAAATGTAGCACGCAACGCTATCATCAACGCTGCTGAGTTGGCAAGTTATGATCAAGTCAAGCAG ACGATTTTGAAACTCCCTGGATTCAAAGATGATGCGGTCACCCACCTCCTTTCTGGTCTCGGTGCTGGCTTCTTCGCTGTTTGTATTGGTTCTCCGGTTGATGTG GTTAAATCAAGAATGATGGGTGACTCAGCCTACAAAAGCACCATTGATTGTTTTGTGAAGACGCTAAAGAATGAT GGACCTTTGGCATTTTACAAAGGCTTCCTCCCAAACTTTGCTAGATTGGGATCATGGAATGTGATTATGTTCTTGACGTTGGAGCAG GTTCAAAAGTTTTTTGTGAGGAAACCGGCAAGCTGA
- the LOC112903004 gene encoding tropinone reductase homolog At5g06060-like produces MSATAILCQLWQEPDRYIHRSLARVLRTLFMAAAKELRWSLAGKTALVTGGTRGIGLAIVEELAGLGARVHTCSRTAGDLDACRRRWADKGFLADAITASVCDVSSQRDREGLVATVRDLFHGQLHILVNNAGQSLYKAAADTTPGDYARLMATNLDSCFHLTRLAHPLLRRSSDGGGVVVHMSSVAAFVAYPALSAYSTSKGALHPLTRSLAAEWAPHGVRVNCVAPGAIDTGMFSATLRDTGRARRLAEMEMARVPMRRLGSPQEVAALVAFLCMPAASYITGQVICIDGGRTLAAKL; encoded by the exons ATGTCTGCTACAGCTATATTATGCCAGCTGTGGCAGGAACCAGATCGATACATCCATCGATCACTCGCCCGAGTCCTCCGAACATTATTCATGGCGGCGGCAAAGGAATTACGGTGGAGCCTGGCCGGCAAGACGGCGCTTGTCACCGGAGGAACCAGAGGGATCGG GCTTGCGATCGTGGAGGAGCTGGCCGGCCTTGGCGCCAGGGTGCACACCTGCTCCCGCACCGCCGGCGACCTGGACGCATGCCGGCGCCGCTGGGCAGACAAGGGCTTCCTTGCCGACGCGATCACCGCCTCCGTCTGCGACGTGTCCTCGCAGCGCGACAGGGAGGGCCTCGTCGCCACGGTGCGCGACCTCTTCCACGGCCAGCTCCACATCCTCGTCAACAACGCCGGCCAGTCCCTCTACAAGGCGGCCGCGGACACCACGCCCGGCGACTACGCCCGCCTCATGGCCACCAACCTCGACTCCTGCTTCCACCTGACCCGCCTCGCCCACCCGCTCCTCCGGCGGTCatcagacggcggcggcgtggtggtGCACATGTcctccgtcgccgccttcgTCGCGTACCCGGCGCTGTCCGCCTACTCGACCAGCAAGGGCGCCCTGCACCCGCTCACCAGGAGCCTCGCCGCCGAGTGGGCGCCGCATGGCGTGCGCGTCAACTGCGTGGCGCCGGGAGCCATCGACACCGGCATGTTCAGCGCCACGCTGCGCGACACCGGCAGGGCGCGGAGGCTCGCCGAGATGGAGATGGCGCGGGTGCCCATGCGCCGCTTGGGCTCGCCGCAGGAGGTGGCCGCGCTCGTCGCCTTCCTCTGCATGCCCGCCGCATCCTACATAACCGGCCAGGTCATCTGCATCGACGGCGGCCGCACCCTCGCCGCAAAGCTCTGA